GTTTGGGGAAAACCTATTTGTTCCAGGTGTGCGGGACCAATTATTCAAGCCGGTGAATTGCCCCGGATTTCTCGGAGGCTCCAACCTTTGAGAGAATGGAGCAATGAAAGAGAAAACATCAAACCAATATTCAACGGAAATCCGAGAACGAGCCATTCGCATGGTGCGAGAACATCAAGGCGAATATCCGTCGGAATGGGCGGCGATTCAGTCGATTTCAGCTAAGTTTGGCTGTACTGCTGAAACGTTACGCCGCTGGCTGAGGCAAACACAAAAAACGAATGAAATCCGCCAAGATAGTGCTTCCAGTAGTGATTCGGAACGGATTAAGGCCCTGGAGCGAGAAGTTCGTGAATTACGCCAAGCTAATGAGATTCTGCGCAAGGCGTCCGCTTATTTTGCGCAGGCGGAGCTCGACCGCCCGTTCAAACGATGAACGCCTTTATCGATGAACATCGCAAGGCTTATGGGGTCGAGCCAATCTGCAAAGTATTGCCGATTGCCCCATCGACGTATTATCGGCATGCGGCACGCACCGCCAATCCTGAATTGCGCTCAACTCGCGCCAAGCAGGACGAGGCACTCTGCCAGGAGATTCGCCGAGTTTGGGACGAAAGCTTCCAAAACTACGGCGCTCGTAAAGTTTGGATTCAGTTGAAGCGCGAAGGCTTGACGGTGGCCCGTTGTACCGTGGAGCGCCTGATGAAAAATCTGGGGCTTAAAGGCGTCAGGCGTGGCAAAACCATCAAGACCACGATCAGCGACGCCGATGCAGTATGCCCCTTGGATCGCGTGAACCGCCAATTCAATGCCGAGCGACCGAATGCTTTGTGGGTGGCGGATTTTACCTATGTCAAAACCTGGCAAGGCTTCGTCTATGTGGCTTTCGTTGTCGATGTGTTTGCCCGTTACATTGTCGGCTGGAAAGTCTCGTCCTCGGCGCATACCGATTTTGTATTGGATGCGCTGGAACAGGCGCTGCATGACCGGCAGCCCCAGCGAGACGGAAGCCTGATTCACCATAGCGATCGAGGGGTGCAGTACGTTTCGATCCGCTATACCGAACGACTGTCAGAAGCCGGCGTTGAGGCTTCGGTGGGCAGTGTGGGCGACTCTTATGACAATGCCCTGGCTGAAACCATCAATGGCTTGTATAAGGCCGAGCTGATTCATAAACAATCTTGGAAGAATCGCGAAGCCGTCGAACTCGCCACCTTGACCTGGGTTGACTGGTTTAACCATCAACGCTTGCTAGGACCGATTGGTAATATTCCGCCAGCCGAAGCCGAGGCCATGTATTATCAACAACTTTCCGAGTCCGCTAAGGCAGCATGACTCACAACAATCAGCCTCCGAGATTTCCGGGGCGGTTCACGGCGTGAAAAGAGTTGTTTCTTTAGCCCCTGGAAATTCTGATTCTCATTGGGATAAGAGCGGAAAAATAGCGCATGAAATGTTTCTTGAGGCGGGAATCGTTGTTGATTTCTATACCATTATGAAATCTGATTAGTACAATGCCTAAGCTACGTAGATGGGTATTGTGGGCAAATTTGACAACCCTCAATCTGCTATAAGTTCTTAACCGGACAATCAAAAAGCTAAAGGGCCGACTGCTTTTGGCCGACGCTTGCCGATCAACAAACTAAATTGCTAATGGCCGCTAATTTTACATTTCGCGGTTTTAGTTAAAATCACCCAAAGTGGTTTTGCAGGCAAAAACCAAGATTGCCCGGCAGCTGAACATCGGATAGCTACTATCGAAAACACATGAATTTAACAGTACGATAAATATCGGTAGTATTCAAGAAGTTATCAAAAAATTGATTGGCGATTTTGAAATCGATATTTCGGCTGCAAGCCAGTGATACCAAGGGTTACATAGAGGTGCCGGGACAAACCGTTCTTTTGGTTAATTAACCCCAGGAAGAAGCCATCGTCGCCGGGAATAAGTTGTGCACGGCCAAATGTAAAAAGGGTTATCACGCTATTCGCACAGAAAAATGATGCTGGCATTCCATATGCCCTATAATTTGCCCTAATATAAGGTTAAATAGGGAGGCGTTTATGGCTACTACCGGTTTTCTGCATCAAGTCATTTCCGACGAGGGGTTTATTGCCGCCAATACCTTGGCCAAGGTATTGCATATCACGCAAAACGATCTGGCCGAAGTTACCGGCTTGTCCCGTGATTCCGTCACCAAAAGCGCCCGTTGTAAAAGCCGCTCCACGCAAGCACGCTTAAGAGATACTGTAGAGATCATCAATCGAGTAGCAGAGTGGTCAGGTGGTGTGGGACGGGCGTTTGCCTGGTTTCGCTCACAACCCTTGCCATCATTCGGCGATAAAACCGCAGAAGATCTAGTTAAGGAAGGCCGTGCTGAAGCGGTGAAAGCCTATTTAGCACGCATTGCCGATGGCGGTTACGCTTGACAATAGCGCTAAGCCGGTTTACCGGAACGGTGTTTCGTGCCCATCACCCGATGTGGTCTTACGATCCCTTGTCCGGTAATGGCGCCAAGAAACATGGCGGACGCTTCAACCCGCCCGGCTGTACGGCGCTTTATCTGTCGCTTGATCCGACCACCGCCTGGATGGAGGCTCAGCAAGGTTTTCCTTTTAAACCGCAACCCATGACCTTAGTCGCTTACGAGATTGATTGCGCGAAGATCGCCGACCTTAACGATGAAAAGCTATTGGTAAACTTGGGCAGCTCGCCCCAAGAATTGAGCTGCGCATGGGAAGATTTAGCTCTTCAACATCAAGTGCCGCCAACATGGCGATTGGCTGAGCAATTGCGAGCACTTGAGGTTTCCGGAATTCAGGTGCGTAGTTTTGCTTCTGGCTGTACCGCTAAAAACCAAAATCTGGTGTTATGGGATTGGTCTGATGCAGAACCTAATGCTGTTCGAGTCATTGATGACTTTGGCAGGCTACCAAAAACCCCGGATTCATGGCATGGCCATTAACATGAAATCCTTGTTAGAAAGCAAGAGTATGAGCCGCTTGGGCGGCGGGGTTATCAAGCAACGAGTTGCCCGTAGCAGTGGCGGCAAATCGGGCGGATTCCGCACCCTGATTTTGTTCCGCATCAGTTCATTGGCGTTTTTCGTGCATGGTTTTGCCAAAAACGAACAGGCCAACATAGATGATGATGAATTGGTCGCTTTACGGAAATTAGCGGCTGTCATGCTGGAGTATGACGATGCAGCACTGAACTGCGCATTGGCAAATAAGACATTGATAGAGGTAATCTGCGATGAAAAAACAATACCGTAGCCGTTTGATGGCCTCCGTGCATGAAACCGCCGAAGGCTTGCATGAGGCGGGCGTCATGGATAAGCGCACCATGCGCAAATTTGACGATCTGTGCTTAACGCCTGCCAGTCACGCCCGCAGCCGGAAGAAATTCGTTACATGTTAGACGTTTTTTACCTAATACATACACTTAAAAATCATGCTGGACGACATTAAAAGGACTCTCTGGGCTGCCGCCGATAAGCTGCGAGCCAACATGGACGCCGCCGAATACAAACATCTGGTACTCGGCCTGATCTTCGTCAAATACATCTCCGATACCTTCGCCGCCCGCCGTGCCGAACTCACCCGGCGCTTTACCGATGAGAGTGACGAGTACTTCTTGCATGAATGCGACGACGAGATGCTGGCCGAGGAACTGGAAGACCGCGACTATTATAAAGAGGTCAATGTATTCTGGGTGCCGGAAACGGCGCGTTGGGAAGCTCTGCGTGCCGCCGCTAAGCAAGCCGACATCGGTAAACGCATCGACGACGCGCTGGCGATCATCGAAACCGAAAACCCCAAACTGAAAGGCATCCTGGATAAACGCTACGCCCGCGCTCATCTGCCGGACGGCAAGCTGGGTGAACTGGTCGATTTGGTTTCTACCATTGGCTTTGGCGACGATCCCGGCCAAGCCCGCGATGTGTTGGGACAAGTCTACGAATACTTCCTCGGCCAGTTCGCCAGCGCCGAAGGCAAGAAAGGCGGCCAGTTCTATACGCCCGCCAGCATCGTCAAAACCCTGGTTGCTGTTTTAGCCCCGCATCATGGCAAGGTGTACGACCCTTGCTGCGGTTCCGGCGGCATGTTCGTGCAATCGGAAAAGTTCATCGAAGCCCACGGCGGTAAGCTGGGCGATGTCTCGATCTACGGTCAGGAATCCAACCCCACCACTTGGCGTTTGGCGGCGATGAATCTGGCGATACGCGGCATCGACTTCAATCTGGGCCGCGAACCCAGTGACACCTTCACCCGCAACCAGCACCCGGATTTACGCGCCGATTTCATCCTCGCCAATCCGCCGTTCAACATCAGCGACTGGTGGCATGGCAGTCTGGAAGGCGACCCGCGTTGGGTCTACGGCACACCGCCTCAGGGCAACGCCAACTATGCTTGGTTGCAGCACATGCTGTATCAGCTCAAAGCAAACGGCCGCGCCGGTATCGTGCTGGCCAACGGCTCGATGAGTTCCAGCCAGAACAGCGAAGGCGACATTCGCAAAGCGATGGTTGATGCTGATGTGGTGGAAGTGATGATCGCCTTACCCGGTCAGCTGTTCTTCAATACTCAGATTCCGGCCTGCCTGTGGTTTTTAGCTAAACAGAAAACCTACCGCCAAGGCGAAATGCTGTTCATTGATGCCCGTAAGTTGGGCAAAATGATTAGCCGGGTACAGACGGAATTTACTGATGAAGTGATCGATAGAATTGCTGGCACGGTTGCGGCATGGCGAGGCGAAGCTGAGGCCGGAGAATATCAAGATACCCCTGGCTACTGCCGCAGCGTCACCCTGGCAGAAATCGCAGAACACGGCCATGTCCTCACCCCTGGCCGTTATGTCGGTGCCGAAGCAGTAGAAGATGACGACGATGCCTTTGCCGACAAGATGCAAACCCTCACCGAGAAGCTGGGCGAGCAGATGGCCAAAGGCGCGGAACTCGATCAATTGATCCGGCAGAAGTTGGGAGGGCTGGGGTATGAGTTCTGATCGTCCTGTGATGCCAGCAAGGCCAGCGGGTTATGGCGACTTTCTCGTCGATATCAAAAAGCAAATCCGCCAGTGTCAACATCAGGCTCTCCGGGCAGTCAACAAGGAACTGCTGGCTCTGTACTGGTGGTTGGGCGAAAACATCAGCCGCCGTCAGTCTGAAGAGGGCTGGGGCAAGTCGGTTGTCGAAAATCTGGCCGCCGACTTGCAGGCGGAGTTTCCGGGGCGTAACGGGTTTTCCGTCCAGAACTTGTGGGCGATGCGCCAGTTTTACGGCGAATACAAGGACAAGCCAATTCTCCAATCACTGATAGGAGAAATCAGCTGGGCAAAAAATCTGCTGATCATGGCGCGCTGCAAGGACGATCTGGAACGCGAGTTTTACCTGCGCGCCACTGCCCGTTTCGGCTGGACAACCAAAGTGCTACAACACCAGCTCGACAACCAGAGTTACCGGCAATATCTCAGCGGGCAAACCAACTTTGACGCCGCCGTACCGGAAAGCGTCAAGGCGCAAGCCATGCTGGCGGTCAAAGATCACTACACCTTCGATTTTCTCGGGCTGGCTGACGCGCATTCCGAACGCGAACTGGAAGAAGCACTGGTCCGCAACCTGCGCCGCTTCCTTGACGAAATGGGTGGTTATTTTGCCTTTGTTGGCAACCAATACCGGCTGGAGGCAGATGGTAAGGACTACTTCATTGACCTGCTGCTCTTCCACCGCCGCCTGCGCTGTCTGGTCGCTATTGAGCTGAAAATTGGCGAATTCAAACCGGAACATAAAGGCCAGATTGAGTTCTACCTCGATCAGCTCGACCAGCACCACCGGCTGGACGGCGAAAACCCCGCTATTGGCATCGTTATTTGCCGCAGTAAAACCAGAACCGTGGTCGAGTATGCGCTACGCACCACCAACCACCCGTTGGGTATTGCGACTTACACCGTCACCCCGCAACTCCCGGCAGACTACCGTAATGACCTGCCTAGCCCGGAACAGATCGCCGAACGACTGAAGGGCTGGGGCGAGATGGATGGCGAGGGGGCTGGGGTATGAGTTCTGAATCCCATACATGTACGGTCGAAGAACTGGTGGCAAGCGGGATTCTGGCCCCACCCCTTGATGGCAACCACGGTGCGATTCATCCCAAGGCTTCAGATTTTGTGCCATCTGGTATCCCATTCATTATGGCCTCAGATATGCACGATGGTCGTGTCGATACCACGAACTGCGCCTTCATTTCCCAGAAGCAGGCATCAAGCTTGCGTAAAGGCTTTTCCAAATCTGGTGATGTATTGCTTTCCCACAAGGCGACGATAGGTCGAACTGCGCTTGTCGGGGATATGGGCTATCCGTATTTGGTGCTGACGCCACAAGTTACCTATTACCGTGTCCTCAAACCAACACTGCTGAACAACCGTTTCCTCAAGTATTACTTTGACTCGCAGCCATTTCAAGAAACTTTGGCGGCATGGGCGGGATCTGGCTCAACAAGGGCATATCTGGGAATAACTGCGCAACGAAAGCTTCCGATCACTCTGCCACCAATTAGCACGCAGAAGGCAATAGCAGAAACAGTCGGTGCACTCGACGACCGAATCGCCCTCCTGCGCGAAACCAACGCCACGCTGGAAGCCATCGCCCAGGCGCTGTTCAAATCGTGGTTTGTCGATTTCGACCCTGTCCACGCCAAACAACTAGGCCGTATCCCGGAAGGCGCTGTACAGGGAAGTACGAGTGCCGCGCAAGGCAGGATGCCGTTAGCGGCCCTGGATGAAGCCACCGCCGCGCTGTTTCCCGATAGTTTTGAGGAATCGGTATTGGGGTTGGTGCCGAGGGGGTGGCGGGCTGCTCCAATTGGTGATGTCGTTGAAATTGTAGGTGGCGGAACGCCTGATACTAAAGAGCCTAGTTTTTGGGAGCCTGCCGAGCATTGCTGGACAACCCCTAAAGACCTTTCTGGGATTCACTCCCCCATTCTATTGAGCACTGATCGGAAGCTTTCCACAAAAGGGCTGGCAAAGGTCAGCTCCGGCTTGCTGCCCACTGGTACTTTGTTGATGTCATCACGTGCGCCAATTGGTTATCTTGCTATTGCCCAAGTGCCGCTAGCTATCAATCAGGGCTACATCGCCATATTGCCAGCTAGCGAATTGCCACCACTATTTATGCTTTATTGGTGTAGACAGAATATGGATAACATCAAAGGCCGTGCCAACGGCTCAACATTTATGGAAATTAGCAAAAAAGCGTTTCGCCCAATTCCTGCTGTTGTACCGAACTCAAAGGTGATTAAAGCATTTGTCGATGTTGTGGGGGCTTTATTTGAGCGTTTGGTTGAAAACGAAAAACAAGCCCAAACCCTCGCCACCCTCCGCGACACCCTGTTACCCCGCCTAATCTCGGGCCAGCTCCGCCTGCCGGAAGCTGAAGCCATGCTGGAGACTGTCTGAGATGTCGCCCTTGCGCCTATTCAAGTTTTCTTTGATACTCGCACTCACTATTAAAGAATGCTTTAATATGACAATTCTCTATTAAACAATATTTTCATATCATGCGCAGCAGCGGCGATTACGTTATTTCCACCACCTTGGGCGAGCCCGTGCGGGCGTTTGTCCCGCATCCGTTGCCGCCCAGCGATCCGGTTTTGGCTGTCGAAAGTTATGCCGCGCTGAACCATGCCGCCGAGCTGGCGTTGGCGCGGCTGTCAGGAGTGTCCGGACTGGTGCCGTCGGTGGATTGGCTGCTGTACAGTGCGATCCGCAAAGAGGCGTTGCTGACCTCGCAGATTGAAGGCACGCAAGCGACGCTGACCGACTTGTTCGATGAGGAAGCCGGCTTTGCCGTCAGCAATACCGACGATGTGGAGGAAGTAACCAACTATCTACGCGCCTTCCGCCTGGTGCAGGACAACTTACGTGCCGCCGATGGCTTGCCGATCAGCATCCGCTTGCTGTGCAATGCACACCATCTGCTGCTGAATGGGGCGAGAGGCACGGGAAAACAACCCGGCGAGTTGCGCCGTTCGCAAAACTGGATTGGCGGTACTCGGCCCGGCAATGCGGCGTTTGTACCGCCACCGGCGGAACGGGTCGCCGATTTGTTGGCCGATGTGGAACGCTTCATTCACGCCACTCAGCCGGATGATTTGCCGCCGTTGGTGAAGATTGCGCTGGTCCACGCCCAATTCGAAACCATCCACCCTTTTCTGGACGGCAACGGCCGGATTGGCCGCTTGCTGATTGCCGCCTTGATGGAGCACTGGGGCTTATTGCCCGAGCCCTTGATGTATCTCAGTGGCTACTTGAAACAACACCAAAGCGAGTATTACCGCCGTTTGTCGGCGATTCGTAACGATGGCGACTGGGAAAGCTGGGTGTCTTTCTTTTTGGAAGCGGTGGCCGTGGCGGCTACCGATGCTGAACGCGGCATTGTGGCGATTGCTAGTCTGGTAGCGGCAGATCGTCGTCGCTTGTTGAGCGCGGCAAAAGTCGGTCCGGCCAGTTATCGTTTGTTTGAGATACTGCCGATGATGCCACGCTTCAGCATTGAGCAGGTGCGCCAGAAACTGAACACCACCTTCCCAACGGCTACGGCGGCGGTCAAAGTCCTGGAGGAGTTGGGTATCGTTGTGGAATTTACCGGCCAGAAAAAAAACCGTAGTTACAGTTATCAGCCTTACATCGAGTTGCTGACGCGTTGATGAAAACCAGCATCACACACCACTAGCCTAGCGGAGACAGGCCATGACCGAAGACCAACTGGAACAGGAAGCACTCGGCTGGCTGGCCGAGGTTGGATACTCTACGCTTTACGGGCCAGACCTGGCGCCGGATGGCGACAACCCGGAGCGCGACAATTACCTGCAAGTGGTGCTGGTCGAAAGATTACGTTCGGCGATTGCCCGCTTAAACCCGTCTATTCCACTGGCGGCGCGGGAAGATGCCTTGCAGCAGATATTGAATCTGGAAGTGCCGGGATTGTTGGCAGCCAATCGCCACTTTCATCGTCTGTTAGTCAATGGCGTGCCGGTGGAGTATCAAAAGGACGGTGATACGCGGGGCGATAGGGTGCGCTTGATCGAGTTTGCCGAGCCGTCCAGCAATGAATGGTTAGCGATCAATCAATTTGCCATCAAGGGGCCGAAACATTCACGTCGGCCGGACATCATCCTATTCATCAATGGCCTGCCGTTGGTGTTGCTGGAGCTGAAAAATCCGGCTGATGAGAACGCTGACATCTGGAAAGCTTTCGGTCAGATTCAAACCTATAAAGAACAAATCCCGGATGTATTCCAGTACAACGAAGTGTTGGTGGTTTCTGACGGTAGCGAGGCGCGGCTGGGTTCGTTATCCAGCGATGCCGAACGCTTTATGCAGTGGCGCACCATCGACGGCATCACACTGGACCCGTTAGGCCAATTCAACGAACTGGAAACGCTGATACACGGTTTGTTGAACCCGGCGACTTTGCTCGATTACTTGCGCTTTTTCGTGCTGTTCGAGGATGACGGCGGCCTAGTCAAAAAGGTTGCCGGTTACCATCAATACCATGCGGTACGCGCGGCGATTCAACAAGTGGTGACCGCTTCCCGCCCTGATGGCAACCATAAGGGCGGCGTGGTCTGGCACACGCAAGGCAGTGGCAAAAGTATCACCATGACCTGTTTTGCCGCTCGCGTGATGCAGGAAACGGCGATGGAGAATCCGACCATTGTGGTGATCACCGACCGCAACGACCTGGATGGGCAATTGTTTGGGGTATTCTCGTTGGGGCAGGATTTACTCCGCGAACAACCGGTGCAAGCTGAAACTCGGCAGGACTTGCGGGCCAAGTTGGACAATCGACCATCCGGCGGCATCGTTTTCGCCACCATTCAGAAATTTATGCCGGGTGCCGACGAAGACAGTTTCCCGGTGCTATCCGATCGCAGCAATATCGTGGTGATTGCCGATGAAGCACATCGCACTCAGTATGGTTTTGAAGCCAAGCTCAAAACCGTCAAAACCCAACAAACCGCTGCCAACGAGGGCAGGGTGGACATGGCCGCCGAATACCGAGGCATGTATCAAGTTGGTTATGCCCAGCATTTACGCGATGCTTTGCCAAATGCCACCTTTGTCGCTTTTACCGGTACTCCGGTGTCGCTGGAAGACCGCGATACCCGCGCGGTGTTTGGCGAATATATTCATGTCTACGACATGCAGCAGGCCAAAGAAGACGGCGCGACAGTGGCAATTTACTTTGAATCGCGACTGGCCAAGTTGGCACTGAAGCCGGAGCAATTGCCACAG
This sequence is a window from Methylomonas methanica MC09. Protein-coding genes within it:
- a CDS encoding IS3 family transposase (programmed frameshift); the protein is MVREHQGEYPSEWAAIQSISAKFGCTAETLRRWLRQTQKTNEIRQDSASSSDSERIKALEREVRELRQANEILRKASAYFCAGGARPPVQTMNAFIDEHRKAYGVEPICKVLPIAPSTYYRHAARTANPELRSTRAKQDEALCQEIRRVWDESFQNYGARKVWIQLKREGLTVARCTVERLMKNLGLKGVRRGKTIKTTISDADAVCPLDRVNRQFNAERPNALWVADFTYVKTWQGFVYVAFVVDVFARYIVGWKVSSSAHTDFVLDALEQALHDRQPQRDGSLIHHSDRGVQYVSIRYTERLSEAGVEASVGSVGDSYDNALAETINGLYKAELIHKQSWKNREAVELATLTWVDWFNHQRLLGPIGNIPPAEAEAMYYQQLSESAKAA
- a CDS encoding antitoxin Xre/MbcA/ParS toxin-binding domain-containing protein, with translation MATTGFLHQVISDEGFIAANTLAKVLHITQNDLAEVTGLSRDSVTKSARCKSRSTQARLRDTVEIINRVAEWSGGVGRAFAWFRSQPLPSFGDKTAEDLVKEGRAEAVKAYLARIADGGYA
- a CDS encoding RES family NAD+ phosphorylase, with product MFRAHHPMWSYDPLSGNGAKKHGGRFNPPGCTALYLSLDPTTAWMEAQQGFPFKPQPMTLVAYEIDCAKIADLNDEKLLVNLGSSPQELSCAWEDLALQHQVPPTWRLAEQLRALEVSGIQVRSFASGCTAKNQNLVLWDWSDAEPNAVRVIDDFGRLPKTPDSWHGH
- a CDS encoding type II toxin-antitoxin system RelE/ParE family toxin, which produces MKSLLESKSMSRLGGGVIKQRVARSSGGKSGGFRTLILFRISSLAFFVHGFAKNEQANIDDDELVALRKLAAVMLEYDDAALNCALANKTLIEVICDEKTIP
- a CDS encoding type I restriction-modification system subunit M, translating into MLDDIKRTLWAAADKLRANMDAAEYKHLVLGLIFVKYISDTFAARRAELTRRFTDESDEYFLHECDDEMLAEELEDRDYYKEVNVFWVPETARWEALRAAAKQADIGKRIDDALAIIETENPKLKGILDKRYARAHLPDGKLGELVDLVSTIGFGDDPGQARDVLGQVYEYFLGQFASAEGKKGGQFYTPASIVKTLVAVLAPHHGKVYDPCCGSGGMFVQSEKFIEAHGGKLGDVSIYGQESNPTTWRLAAMNLAIRGIDFNLGREPSDTFTRNQHPDLRADFILANPPFNISDWWHGSLEGDPRWVYGTPPQGNANYAWLQHMLYQLKANGRAGIVLANGSMSSSQNSEGDIRKAMVDADVVEVMIALPGQLFFNTQIPACLWFLAKQKTYRQGEMLFIDARKLGKMISRVQTEFTDEVIDRIAGTVAAWRGEAEAGEYQDTPGYCRSVTLAEIAEHGHVLTPGRYVGAEAVEDDDDAFADKMQTLTEKLGEQMAKGAELDQLIRQKLGGLGYEF
- a CDS encoding PDDEXK nuclease domain-containing protein, with translation MSSDRPVMPARPAGYGDFLVDIKKQIRQCQHQALRAVNKELLALYWWLGENISRRQSEEGWGKSVVENLAADLQAEFPGRNGFSVQNLWAMRQFYGEYKDKPILQSLIGEISWAKNLLIMARCKDDLEREFYLRATARFGWTTKVLQHQLDNQSYRQYLSGQTNFDAAVPESVKAQAMLAVKDHYTFDFLGLADAHSERELEEALVRNLRRFLDEMGGYFAFVGNQYRLEADGKDYFIDLLLFHRRLRCLVAIELKIGEFKPEHKGQIEFYLDQLDQHHRLDGENPAIGIVICRSKTRTVVEYALRTTNHPLGIATYTVTPQLPADYRNDLPSPEQIAERLKGWGEMDGEGAGV
- a CDS encoding restriction endonuclease subunit S, which codes for MSSESHTCTVEELVASGILAPPLDGNHGAIHPKASDFVPSGIPFIMASDMHDGRVDTTNCAFISQKQASSLRKGFSKSGDVLLSHKATIGRTALVGDMGYPYLVLTPQVTYYRVLKPTLLNNRFLKYYFDSQPFQETLAAWAGSGSTRAYLGITAQRKLPITLPPISTQKAIAETVGALDDRIALLRETNATLEAIAQALFKSWFVDFDPVHAKQLGRIPEGAVQGSTSAAQGRMPLAALDEATAALFPDSFEESVLGLVPRGWRAAPIGDVVEIVGGGTPDTKEPSFWEPAEHCWTTPKDLSGIHSPILLSTDRKLSTKGLAKVSSGLLPTGTLLMSSRAPIGYLAIAQVPLAINQGYIAILPASELPPLFMLYWCRQNMDNIKGRANGSTFMEISKKAFRPIPAVVPNSKVIKAFVDVVGALFERLVENEKQAQTLATLRDTLLPRLISGQLRLPEAEAMLETV
- a CDS encoding Fic family protein, with translation MRSSGDYVISTTLGEPVRAFVPHPLPPSDPVLAVESYAALNHAAELALARLSGVSGLVPSVDWLLYSAIRKEALLTSQIEGTQATLTDLFDEEAGFAVSNTDDVEEVTNYLRAFRLVQDNLRAADGLPISIRLLCNAHHLLLNGARGTGKQPGELRRSQNWIGGTRPGNAAFVPPPAERVADLLADVERFIHATQPDDLPPLVKIALVHAQFETIHPFLDGNGRIGRLLIAALMEHWGLLPEPLMYLSGYLKQHQSEYYRRLSAIRNDGDWESWVSFFLEAVAVAATDAERGIVAIASLVAADRRRLLSAAKVGPASYRLFEILPMMPRFSIEQVRQKLNTTFPTATAAVKVLEELGIVVEFTGQKKNRSYSYQPYIELLTR